One region of Microbacterium sp. M28 genomic DNA includes:
- the ccsB gene encoding c-type cytochrome biogenesis protein CcsB, with protein MEALALDDYSLLCIWTAIAIYAAAFVAYAFDLAARSSAGAAAVQERELVHAGGGGSAGAAAAASGSGAPKKPRNVMARIGTALTVLAFLFHVAALVMRGIAASRVPWANLYEFAMIGTALIVLVYLIVLTRIDLRYLGTFIIGLVVVLLGLAATNFYVEVVPLMDPLKSVWLVIHVFVASLATAFLALACSLSVLQLLQARRERRIVEQAEKTGPRFLSTLPTAERLEALAYRFAIIGFILWTFTLIAGAIWAQDAWGRYWGFDVKETWTFIIWVLYAGYIHARATRGWRGSPSAWLSIVGFAAVIFNFTIVNVFFKGLHAYSGLS; from the coding sequence ATGGAAGCGCTGGCGCTCGACGACTACTCGCTGCTGTGCATCTGGACAGCCATCGCGATCTACGCTGCGGCGTTCGTCGCGTACGCCTTCGACCTCGCCGCCCGGTCGTCGGCCGGTGCGGCCGCGGTGCAGGAGCGGGAGCTCGTGCACGCGGGAGGCGGCGGATCCGCAGGCGCTGCGGCCGCAGCATCCGGCTCCGGGGCGCCCAAGAAGCCGCGCAACGTCATGGCGCGCATCGGGACGGCACTGACCGTCCTCGCGTTCCTGTTCCACGTCGCGGCCCTGGTCATGCGCGGCATCGCGGCGTCGCGCGTGCCGTGGGCGAACCTGTACGAGTTCGCGATGATCGGCACGGCACTGATCGTCCTGGTGTATCTCATCGTGCTCACGCGGATCGATCTCCGTTATCTCGGCACGTTCATCATCGGACTCGTCGTCGTGCTGCTGGGCCTGGCGGCAACGAATTTCTACGTCGAGGTCGTGCCGCTGATGGACCCGCTCAAGAGCGTGTGGCTCGTCATCCACGTGTTCGTCGCCTCGCTCGCCACCGCCTTCCTGGCGCTGGCCTGCTCGCTCTCGGTGCTGCAGCTGCTGCAGGCTCGGCGCGAGCGCAGGATCGTGGAGCAGGCGGAGAAGACCGGTCCGCGCTTCCTCTCGACCCTGCCCACGGCGGAGCGCCTGGAGGCGCTGGCCTACCGGTTCGCGATCATCGGCTTCATCCTCTGGACGTTCACCCTCATCGCCGGTGCCATCTGGGCCCAGGATGCCTGGGGCCGCTACTGGGGCTTCGACGTCAAGGAGACCTGGACGTTCATCATCTGGGTGCTCTACGCCGGCTACATCCACGCCCGCGCGACCCGCGGATGGCGCGGAAGCCCGTCGGCCTGGCTGTCGATCGTCGGCTTCGCCGCGGTGATCTTCAACTTCACGATCGTGAACGTCTTCTTCAAGGGCCTGCACGCGTACTCCGGCCTGAGCTGA
- a CDS encoding cytochrome c biogenesis protein ResB: MSSESADPLRPSDHIDGDDSAVNQPKLGLVGWLRWGWRQLTSMRTALVLLLILAIAAIPGSVFPQRMADPNGVTQWEADNPDLFPVLDAMSMFDVYLSPWFSAIYLLLFTSLVGCVIPRIKHHAKALGTRPPRTPARLKRLADHTEVDRDVAEGADAEAEASRAADVAQKQLKALGYRVERYDSGKTFSVSAERGYWRETGNLLFHLALVGVLITVGVGGGFAYTGQKVVVEGETFVNSLVDYNSMNRGRFVGDEALTPYAMTLDSFDVTYQEFGSNASGQAGDFSANVSVRDADGSEWDGSVRVNHPLEVSGDKIYLLGNGYAPTITVRDQDGTVVFRDSVEFLPQDTNMTSLGVVKVTDGMPEQLGMLGFFYPTQGELDSGALTSIYGDTYAPLLTLRVYQGDLGIDDGTPRSVYTLDTTDLTEIAGGDSGVASLELMPGETADLPNGLGTVTFEDESPEGTAEGDFTQSVKRFASLQIHHDASAVWVLVFALLALGGLGLALFVPRRRMWVKATAADGAVHLEYAGLARGEDPTIAKAVADLAAGHERLLDDSRNDTRK, encoded by the coding sequence GTGAGCTCCGAGTCCGCAGATCCGTTGCGCCCCTCCGACCACATCGACGGCGACGACTCCGCCGTCAACCAGCCCAAGCTCGGCCTGGTCGGCTGGCTGCGGTGGGGCTGGCGTCAGCTGACCTCGATGCGCACGGCGCTCGTGCTCCTGTTGATCCTCGCGATCGCCGCGATCCCCGGGTCCGTGTTCCCGCAGCGCATGGCCGACCCCAACGGTGTGACGCAGTGGGAGGCAGACAACCCCGATCTGTTCCCCGTGCTCGACGCGATGAGCATGTTCGACGTGTACCTGTCGCCGTGGTTCTCGGCGATCTACCTGCTGCTGTTCACCTCCCTCGTCGGCTGCGTCATTCCGCGCATCAAGCACCACGCGAAGGCGTTGGGCACCCGGCCGCCGCGCACGCCCGCGCGGCTGAAGCGCCTGGCCGACCATACCGAGGTGGACCGTGACGTCGCCGAGGGGGCCGATGCGGAAGCCGAGGCATCCCGTGCAGCCGACGTCGCCCAGAAGCAGCTCAAGGCGCTCGGATACCGCGTCGAGCGGTACGACTCCGGAAAGACCTTCTCCGTCTCCGCCGAGCGCGGCTACTGGCGCGAGACCGGCAACCTGCTGTTCCACCTGGCGCTGGTCGGCGTTCTCATCACGGTCGGCGTCGGCGGCGGGTTCGCCTACACCGGGCAGAAGGTCGTCGTCGAGGGGGAGACGTTCGTCAACTCGCTCGTCGACTACAACTCGATGAACCGTGGTCGCTTCGTCGGCGACGAGGCCCTGACGCCGTACGCGATGACTCTGGATTCCTTCGACGTCACCTACCAGGAGTTCGGCTCCAACGCCTCGGGGCAGGCGGGCGACTTCTCCGCCAACGTGTCCGTGCGCGACGCCGACGGCTCCGAATGGGACGGCTCCGTGCGGGTGAACCATCCGCTGGAGGTCTCCGGCGACAAGATCTACCTGCTCGGCAACGGGTACGCGCCGACGATCACGGTCCGCGACCAGGACGGCACCGTCGTGTTCCGCGACTCAGTCGAGTTCCTGCCGCAGGACACCAACATGACCTCGCTCGGCGTGGTGAAGGTGACGGATGGGATGCCGGAGCAGCTGGGCATGCTCGGATTCTTCTACCCGACGCAGGGGGAACTCGATTCCGGCGCCCTGACCTCGATCTACGGCGACACCTACGCGCCGCTGCTGACGCTGCGGGTCTATCAGGGCGACCTCGGCATCGATGACGGGACGCCGCGATCGGTGTACACGCTCGACACGACGGACCTCACCGAGATCGCCGGCGGCGACTCGGGCGTCGCATCGCTCGAGCTCATGCCGGGAGAGACCGCCGATCTGCCGAACGGGCTCGGCACAGTGACTTTCGAGGACGAGTCACCGGAGGGAACGGCCGAAGGCGACTTCACGCAGTCGGTCAAGCGGTTCGCGTCGCTGCAGATCCACCACGACGCCTCCGCCGTGTGGGTGCTCGTGTTCGCGCTGCTCGCGCTCGGCGGACTCGGACTCGCGCTGTTCGTGCCCCGGCGACGCATGTGGGTCAAGGCGACCGCCGCAGACGGCGCGGTCCACTTGGAGTACGCAGGACTCGCCCGCGGTGAGGACCCGACGATCGCGAAGGCCGTCGCAGATCTCGCCGCCGGGCACGAACGACTGCTCGACGATTCCCGTAACGACACCCGAAAGTAG
- a CDS encoding cytochrome c biogenesis CcdA family protein: MNIQALIGDGSLLLAIPVAMLAGLVSFLSPCVLPLVPGYLGFLGAAVPARGSSPSATGTTATATATRGRLVLGVLLFILGFTVVFVAFTVLGGAAGIFFLQWGDLITRILGVVIILMGLVFLGLFGFAQREWRLHVDSKAGVIGAPLLGIALGIGWAPCMGPTLAAIVALSINVGDPVRAGFLGIAYSIGLGIPFLLAALGFGWATRTIGFLRRHIRTLNIIGGAMLIGLGILMVTGVWTTIMARLQAVMGSVYLPL; this comes from the coding sequence GTGAACATCCAGGCGCTGATCGGCGACGGCAGCCTGCTGCTCGCCATCCCGGTGGCGATGCTCGCCGGGCTCGTCTCCTTCCTCTCGCCGTGCGTGCTGCCGCTCGTGCCCGGCTACCTCGGGTTCCTCGGCGCCGCGGTTCCCGCGCGGGGTTCCTCACCATCCGCGACGGGTACGACCGCGACGGCCACGGCCACTCGCGGACGGCTCGTGCTGGGCGTGCTGCTGTTCATCCTCGGCTTCACTGTCGTCTTCGTCGCGTTCACCGTGCTCGGCGGCGCCGCGGGCATCTTCTTCCTCCAGTGGGGCGACCTGATCACCCGCATCCTCGGCGTGGTGATCATCCTGATGGGACTGGTTTTCCTCGGTCTGTTCGGGTTCGCGCAGCGCGAGTGGCGCCTCCACGTCGACTCCAAGGCCGGCGTGATCGGCGCCCCTTTGCTGGGTATCGCGTTGGGCATCGGCTGGGCACCCTGCATGGGCCCGACGCTCGCCGCCATCGTTGCGCTGTCGATCAACGTCGGCGACCCGGTGCGCGCCGGGTTCCTCGGCATCGCGTACTCGATCGGCCTCGGCATCCCGTTCCTGCTCGCGGCACTCGGATTCGGATGGGCGACCCGCACGATCGGCTTCCTCCGCCGACACATCCGCACCCTCAACATCATCGGCGGCGCGATGCTCATCGGCCTCGGCATCCTCATGGTGACGGGCGTCTGGACGACCATCATGGCGCGGCTGCAGGCGGTGATGGGCAGTGTCTACCTCCCGCTCTAG